In Sphingobacterium thalpophilum, a genomic segment contains:
- a CDS encoding biotin/lipoyl-binding protein, whose protein sequence is MKNLYGILSLSIFVSCTNQVKEKPIEGKVEREQVTVVTKVPGKIAKLLVEEGDFVHSGDTLAILSIPEVDAKEEQAKGALQSADAQYNMAVKGATKGQLVQLQAKVDGLKEQYEFAKKSIGRLDALLQDSLIPQQKYDETYAKFQGAKNQYLAAQAELAEAKGGARQEQQIMALGQKERALGAVSEVNVAAQEKYVIAPQDMSVETINLKVGELAMAGYPIINGFLDRSTYFRFTLPENKMGKFQKGEAVEVEIPYLNHKKVKAKVISIKALNSYASIASAYPDFDPQQAVFELKIVPEDVAGSKDLLTKTLVVLHAN, encoded by the coding sequence ATGAAGAATTTATATGGGATATTATCTCTGTCTATTTTTGTTTCTTGTACAAATCAAGTGAAAGAGAAGCCTATTGAAGGCAAGGTGGAGCGAGAGCAAGTGACGGTTGTGACAAAGGTTCCGGGGAAAATTGCGAAGCTTCTGGTTGAAGAGGGTGACTTTGTGCATTCGGGTGATACCTTGGCTATTTTGAGTATTCCCGAGGTAGATGCGAAAGAAGAGCAGGCAAAGGGAGCGCTGCAGTCTGCTGACGCTCAATATAATATGGCAGTCAAAGGTGCTACGAAAGGGCAATTGGTACAATTGCAAGCAAAGGTAGATGGACTTAAGGAACAATATGAATTTGCGAAAAAATCAATAGGTAGGCTGGATGCCCTTTTGCAGGACAGCCTGATTCCGCAGCAAAAGTACGACGAGACCTACGCTAAATTTCAGGGGGCTAAAAATCAATATCTTGCAGCACAGGCTGAACTAGCTGAAGCAAAAGGAGGGGCTAGACAAGAACAGCAGATTATGGCCTTGGGGCAAAAAGAACGTGCGCTGGGAGCGGTATCTGAAGTCAATGTTGCTGCCCAGGAGAAATATGTCATTGCTCCACAGGACATGAGTGTGGAAACGATTAATCTGAAAGTCGGTGAATTGGCGATGGCAGGCTATCCGATTATCAATGGTTTCCTCGATCGATCGACCTATTTTAGATTCACATTGCCCGAAAATAAAATGGGAAAATTTCAAAAAGGAGAGGCTGTGGAGGTAGAAATTCCTTATTTGAATCACAAAAAGGTTAAAGCAAAGGTGATCAGTATCAAAGCCTTAAATTCGTACGCAAGCATTGCCTCAGCTTATCCTGATTTCGATCCGCAACAGGCTGTGTTTGAATTGAAAATTGTTCCTGAAGATGTTGCCGGTAGCAAAGATTTGTTAACAAAAACGCTTGTGGTTCTCCATGCGAATTAA